The following proteins are co-located in the Rheinheimera salexigens genome:
- a CDS encoding putative signal transducing protein: protein MTKAVVVAKFSFPLDAQIAKSNLESVGIPAFVADEHTINMQWLYSNAMGGVRLFVAEEDVEQAKNILQADFSDSVDTTCASNPEHCPKCGSDDIAAYTQGKKSAFLVFILAGFPLFFYQHGLKCNQCAHFWQT from the coding sequence ATGACTAAAGCTGTGGTAGTGGCTAAATTTTCATTTCCTCTTGATGCCCAAATTGCCAAATCAAACTTAGAAAGTGTGGGTATTCCAGCATTCGTAGCCGATGAGCACACCATAAATATGCAGTGGTTATATTCAAACGCCATGGGCGGCGTAAGGTTATTTGTGGCAGAAGAAGATGTAGAGCAGGCAAAAAACATTCTGCAAGCCGATTTTTCTGATTCAGTTGATACAACGTGTGCGTCTAATCCAGAGCATTGTCCAAAATGTGGTTCAGATGATATTGCCGCTTATACTCAAGGCAAAAAATCGGCATTTTTAGTATTTATACTGGCTGGGTTTCCGTTGTTTTTTTATCAGCATGGTCTTAAATGCAATCAATGTGCACACTTTTGGCAAACCTAA
- a CDS encoding type 1 glutamine amidotransferase domain-containing protein has translation MKALKVLIILTSHDKLGDTGKKTGFWLEEFASPYYQFKDAGVNMTLASPKGGQPPLDPVSDNPDAQTEDTQRFKADATAQRELANTVKLATLQAKDFDAVFYPGGHGPLWDLHHDADSIALIEAFIGAGKPVATVCHAPAVLLKAKNNQGEPLVKGKKVTGFSNSEEAAVELTDVVPYLLEDQLVALGGLYQKADDWNTLVVTDGLLITGQNPGSSAAVAKALIKALN, from the coding sequence ATGAAAGCACTAAAAGTACTGATTATTTTAACCTCACACGACAAATTAGGCGATACAGGCAAAAAAACCGGCTTTTGGTTGGAGGAATTTGCTAGCCCTTATTATCAGTTTAAAGATGCTGGGGTTAATATGACGTTGGCTTCACCCAAAGGAGGCCAACCACCGCTAGATCCGGTAAGCGATAATCCAGATGCGCAAACAGAAGATACCCAACGTTTTAAAGCTGATGCAACAGCGCAGCGCGAACTGGCCAATACCGTTAAATTAGCCACGCTACAGGCAAAAGATTTTGATGCCGTGTTCTATCCAGGTGGCCATGGCCCGTTATGGGATTTACATCATGATGCTGACTCTATTGCTTTAATTGAGGCGTTTATTGGCGCAGGCAAGCCGGTTGCAACGGTGTGTCATGCCCCAGCCGTGTTATTAAAAGCCAAAAATAACCAAGGTGAGCCTTTAGTCAAAGGTAAAAAAGTCACCGGTTTTAGTAACTCAGAAGAAGCCGCCGTGGAATTAACTGACGTGGTACCTTACTTGCTGGAAGATCAGCTAGTGGCGTTGGGTGGGCTGTATCAAAAAGCAGATGATTGGAATACGTTAGTGGTAACAGATGGCTTGCTTATCACAGGGCAAAACCCAGGCTCGTCTGCAGCAGTAGCAAAAGCGTTAATAAAAGCCCTTAACTAA
- a CDS encoding VWA domain-containing protein has translation MKPICTLLLAGLVTLSTNATFAAEQTMIVLDASGSMWGQINGKPKLQIAREALTTVLEGVPVEMELGLMAYGHREGGNCNDIEVIVKPAAGTGAAISQAAAKMKFLGKTPLSASVIKAAETLNYTKNNATVILITDGLENCNADPCAVSAELAKKGINFTAHVVGFDLTDAEGKQVACLAENTGGRYFAATNAEELRDALKSTVAQPQIQKAQPEPLVIPEATIALEQSESENSAQAKTIAIGADFNVIWTGPNTEHDYIDLVPLDYTKTYGELTFTYTKEGSPLRIRAPGKPGIYQVRYIWRGTDNNRHVIAKTNVEITDSEVALVAPDNVQAGGVIAIQWKGPANKGDYIDLVPEGFKRTSGELTYVYTTADTETDVELIAPTKPGVYNLRYILQAADQKRILLSIPITVTEAIATVSAPEKVAAGSVLSVFWTGPAGKNDYVDIVTIDHKRIGGEITYFYTRDSEDGESHPLQVPSKAGEYQVRYVLRGSGADSVLAKQAFTVTEVAASVSVPANVQAGSAIAVEWTGPAGKEDYVDIVPIDHNRIGGELTYFYTRNAESGETQSLKAPAKAGEYQIRYILRGSGQAIVLAKQAFTVAKPEASVSVAATVQAGAMIDVTWTGPAGKDDYIDIVAIDHKRIGGELSYFYTRNAEDGEPQQLKAPVKVGEYQVRYILKGSGQAVVLAKQAFKVTEN, from the coding sequence ATGAAGCCTATATGCACTTTGCTTTTAGCGGGTTTAGTCACGCTATCAACCAACGCTACTTTTGCCGCTGAGCAAACGATGATTGTACTAGATGCATCGGGATCAATGTGGGGGCAAATTAATGGTAAGCCTAAGCTACAAATAGCCCGAGAAGCATTAACAACAGTATTAGAAGGTGTGCCGGTTGAAATGGAGTTGGGCTTAATGGCTTATGGTCATCGAGAAGGCGGTAACTGTAACGATATTGAAGTTATAGTAAAGCCTGCAGCAGGCACGGGAGCGGCCATTAGCCAAGCTGCGGCTAAGATGAAATTTTTAGGCAAAACGCCGTTATCTGCTTCAGTCATAAAAGCCGCCGAAACACTAAACTACACCAAAAATAACGCTACCGTGATTTTAATAACAGACGGTTTAGAAAACTGTAATGCAGATCCATGTGCTGTAAGTGCAGAGTTAGCAAAAAAGGGCATTAATTTTACCGCGCATGTTGTCGGTTTTGATTTGACGGATGCAGAAGGTAAGCAGGTAGCGTGTTTAGCCGAAAATACCGGTGGCCGTTATTTTGCAGCCACTAATGCCGAAGAATTGCGCGATGCCCTGAAAAGCACAGTAGCACAGCCCCAGATTCAAAAAGCCCAGCCTGAGCCTTTAGTTATCCCCGAGGCGACAATAGCGCTAGAACAAAGCGAATCAGAAAACAGTGCCCAAGCGAAAACGATTGCCATAGGCGCTGATTTTAATGTGATTTGGACCGGACCTAATACAGAGCATGATTACATTGATCTAGTGCCGTTGGATTATACAAAAACTTATGGTGAGCTTACCTTTACCTACACTAAAGAAGGCTCCCCTTTACGTATTAGAGCCCCAGGTAAGCCGGGTATTTATCAGGTGCGCTATATATGGCGGGGCACTGATAATAACCGCCACGTTATTGCTAAAACCAATGTGGAAATTACTGACAGCGAGGTGGCGTTGGTGGCGCCAGATAATGTGCAAGCGGGTGGGGTTATTGCTATTCAGTGGAAGGGCCCTGCTAATAAAGGTGATTATATTGACTTGGTTCCTGAAGGATTTAAGCGCACCAGTGGCGAGTTAACCTATGTGTATACCACTGCTGATACTGAGACGGATGTAGAGTTAATTGCGCCGACAAAACCAGGTGTTTATAACCTTCGTTACATATTGCAAGCGGCTGATCAGAAGCGAATCTTGCTCAGTATTCCAATTACAGTAACAGAAGCAATAGCCACAGTATCAGCCCCTGAAAAAGTTGCAGCTGGATCTGTGTTATCGGTATTTTGGACAGGGCCTGCAGGCAAAAATGATTATGTTGATATTGTAACGATTGACCATAAACGCATTGGCGGCGAAATAACCTACTTTTATACCCGAGACTCAGAAGATGGCGAGTCACACCCGTTACAAGTACCGAGCAAAGCTGGAGAATACCAAGTGCGTTATGTGTTACGTGGCTCAGGTGCAGATAGTGTGCTAGCTAAACAAGCTTTTACCGTAACCGAAGTTGCCGCAAGTGTTTCTGTTCCCGCTAACGTACAAGCGGGTAGCGCTATTGCAGTCGAGTGGACAGGCCCCGCGGGCAAAGAAGACTATGTTGATATTGTCCCTATTGATCATAACCGTATTGGTGGTGAGCTAACCTACTTTTATACTCGAAACGCAGAAAGTGGCGAGACACAATCGCTTAAAGCCCCGGCAAAAGCCGGTGAGTATCAAATACGCTATATCCTACGTGGCTCTGGTCAAGCAATAGTGTTGGCTAAGCAAGCATTTACTGTGGCTAAACCAGAGGCTAGTGTGTCTGTTGCTGCGACAGTGCAAGCTGGCGCAATGATAGACGTAACATGGACAGGCCCCGCGGGCAAAGATGACTATATTGATATTGTTGCTATTGATCATAAGCGTATTGGCGGCGAGTTAAGCTATTTTTATACTCGAAACGCTGAAGATGGCGAGCCGCAACAACTTAAAGCGCCGGTTAAGGTCGGTGAGTATCAAGTGCGTTATATCTTAAAAGGCTCTGGTCAAGCGGTTGTATTGGCCAAACAAGCGTTTAAAGTGACAGAAAACTAA